One window of uncultured Methanoregula sp. genomic DNA carries:
- a CDS encoding Coenzyme F420 hydrogenase/dehydrogenase, beta subunit C-terminal domain produces the protein MAAKSYLDLKSEVWDTGRCSGCGACVAVCPADALFFDEGEMVTSPRSNGYCKQATDGVSCGACYAVCPRIGDQPDETLGTYLELVSAKASFDVPRKQSGGAVTAILANALDEGLIDAVVTVTEDHWTLRPSSVVITKSDVLVQQAGSRYSWWVPLLAALKYAIVVKKYRKIAVVGVPCAVQAVDRIRKSDNDLLMPYAKAIRLLVGLFCTETFDYTALVQGKLKTHYKLEPHDIRKLDVKGKLEILKQDGTTTIVPLAELETCIRKGCHYCTDLTAVQSDLSAGAIGSAPGSTTLLVRTRTGKGFVESAVQNKKLVLAGEADTKAIEKLASAKIKKNSKA, from the coding sequence ATGGCAGCAAAGAGTTATCTCGATTTGAAAAGCGAGGTCTGGGACACCGGAAGATGCTCCGGGTGCGGCGCATGTGTCGCGGTATGTCCTGCCGATGCCTTGTTCTTTGACGAAGGGGAGATGGTGACAAGTCCCCGCAGCAACGGGTACTGCAAACAGGCAACCGACGGTGTCAGCTGCGGGGCCTGCTATGCAGTCTGCCCCCGTATCGGTGACCAGCCGGACGAGACGCTCGGGACATATCTCGAGCTTGTCTCTGCCAAAGCATCGTTTGATGTGCCACGCAAACAGAGCGGGGGAGCGGTGACCGCGATCCTGGCAAATGCCCTTGACGAGGGACTTATCGATGCGGTTGTAACCGTGACAGAAGATCACTGGACGCTCCGGCCATCCTCGGTCGTCATCACCAAATCCGATGTCCTTGTCCAGCAGGCCGGCAGCCGGTACAGCTGGTGGGTTCCGCTTCTTGCGGCCCTCAAGTACGCAATCGTTGTGAAGAAATACCGGAAGATAGCAGTTGTCGGGGTTCCCTGTGCAGTCCAGGCGGTTGACCGGATACGCAAAAGCGATAACGACCTCCTCATGCCGTATGCAAAGGCAATCCGTCTGCTCGTGGGGCTGTTCTGTACGGAGACATTCGATTACACGGCGCTCGTCCAGGGAAAACTCAAAACCCATTATAAGCTCGAACCCCATGATATCCGGAAGCTGGATGTCAAGGGAAAACTTGAGATCCTGAAGCAGGACGGCACCACGACAATTGTCCCGCTTGCCGAACTGGAGACCTGTATCCGGAAAGGATGTCATTACTGCACGGACCTCACGGCAGTCCAGTCGGATCTCTCTGCCGGCGCTATCGGGAGCGCCCCGGGTTCGACAACGCTCCTTGTCCGCACCCGCACAGGAAAAGGGTTTGTCGAGAGCGCGGTGCAGAATAAGAAACTCGTTCTTGCGGGCGAAGCCGATACAAAGGCTATCGAGAAGCTTGCATCGGCAAAGATTAAGAAAAATTCCAAAGCGTGA